A region of the Mytilus galloprovincialis chromosome 1, xbMytGall1.hap1.1, whole genome shotgun sequence genome:
cttgcacagtTTGATCGCCATAACGTGTCTTAGATTTTTCTTATTGTATTTcgttctctcataaatcttcaatgaagtttgcaacatcaattcatcaGAGATAagtaaattcaattgggtattaaatttgttctattgatgttttttggaaatctgagacatcATTAATTTCATTTAAACACAGTTGAACCACATCAATAAGCAAGAACTACTAAACATCATGGACATTAAAATAATCTGTAAATAATCTTAAGATGGAAACAAAAGTATTTTTCGTTCACTTTGGTGTTTTATTGTATCTATTCGCACAGTTTGACTTGTGTAATTGGGAAAGGTAGTACCACACAGACATATGGAATATTCATATCAGTAAATGCAAATAACTTCAGCGATACAAAAGCCACCTACTTTGGCTTTaaggtatttataaaaaaaatatgtaatgcGTCAATTGCTTTACTCGATTATTTTTGCATACAAACAGTAAAGAATTTTCTCTTTGTTACTTCATTTTAAAACAGTATTTGACTACCGGGGTACGATTTGTTACTAAATTGACCCTAAAATGTGTTGTGAATGCATTTGTTAGCAAATTTACTGACTTGAAGGTTAAATCAACATACGCTCACAAAACTGTAAGGTTTTAATATCATGAAAACATCGTTCATTGCTGAAAAAGTAATGAAAAGAGGTATAAGATAGTAAAATTGCGATTATGCTAAAAGTTGTGTCTTTTTTACAAAGCCCCGGGGTGGTGTCAAATATAACTACTAATGAATATCCTCCAATCGTTTTCTTTTACCTAAATTTACAGAGCCAAAGTAAGCCATAAATCTAATCTTGTCTTTTCTAATATAATCCGTATTATTGGTTTGGCTAAGTagccatttttaaattctattcaCACAGAAATAAGACATACCTAAATACACAATAGCAAAATAATCTTTACAGCGTTTTGTCGCCAATTTCATCTATTGTTTAATAAAGTTTTAGATATATTATCGTGTTGGTCAAAACCTATGGAGAGAaataatgtatttcattttatttcaggaAGCAATGATCTCAGAATTCTCACCAAAGAAAGGGGTTGTATCTGGGGGCACAACTGTAGTAATAGAAGGAAGCGAATTAGAATTCGAAGGACAAAATCGATATAATATTTCGTTTTGTAACATTTACACTTGTATACAATGCAGGTATATTAGTTTTTGCTTACAATGTCCTTGCATTAAATTATCATTTGAATTCGTATTCACAAACAcatatatgtacatatgtatatatatatacataacacgtctaaacatgtttagacgagttgtatatacatatagtacacagccatgtatcaccatcattgctggtgatccgatggataaatctgctgtagagttgtcactggctcagacgtacttatatatgatggtatatacattaatttgtaggatcctttactatagataatttagctgatctgtaacaataacatcttcatgccttatatatcatgtactgtagtacgccgctagattaaaactgacgtggaaaggtaacacacggccagcgaaagctctttttttgagagcccaggtggtcgtgtggtctagcgggacggctgcagtgcaggcgatttggtgtcacgatatcacagtagcatgggttcgaatccatatatatatacaactcgtccaaacatcaacccaacaatgttagatctatatAAATACGTCTAAGCCAGTGacaagctttcggtggccgtgtgttacctttcctcgtccgttttaatctagcgtcgtaatacagtacatgatatataaggcatggagatgttatcgttacagatcagctcaattatctatagtaaaggatcctacaaattaatgcaggatacagtcacagaaaataattatatttataagtacgtctgagtcagtgacaactctacaacagatttatccgtCGGATcgccagcagtgatggtgatacatggctgtgtacattatgtatatacaactcgtctcaacatcaacccaacaatgttagatctataaatttgctttcgcaaatttgttTTTCCTCCCTCGCTgggattcaaacccatgctactgagatatcgtgacaccaaatcgtctgcactgtagccgtcctgatagaccacatgaccacctgggcttcataaaaatgaagctttcgatggccgggtgttacctttccacgtcagtttcaatctagcgtcgtactacagtacatgatatataaggcatgaagatgtaaGAATAacataaatctgttgtagagttgtcactggctcagacgtaattataaatataatttttttctgtgactgtatcttacatgaatttgtaggatcctttactgcagataattcagctgatctgtaagaatAGGAAGGATTTACTAGCCAACATTGGCCCTGTAAAATCCAGATATAGCAGTtgcaatttttaacattttattatgaACATGATGTTACTTCAAAAAAGGCATGATCTGTAAAATGTACATGCCAGTAAGGAATACAGTTTTGCGACACAAGAAAAATGTAAAGGAAAATCAAATCTTAAAATCATTCGCCATAACAGATTTTAGTCTATCGAAAGCAGCAGTACAGTGTAAAAAATATAGACAAGCAGAGAAAACTTAAACACATTAATTGTATTACGTTATTTCGATGTtaatatgaaaatacaaaataatcaccaagaaacacacaaaataaaatcatactTTATACAAGCTATGTTCCAAAATAGTATTCATACAATCTACTCAAAGCCCCAAAATGCGTTTTCTTCACGTACAATATTTGTCGTGTGCATTGTTCATGTGAATGAAACGCATAATGATTAAATTGTAGTTATTGGGTTAATTTTTTGTTCAACATGATTAAAGACATGCAAAGGGAATAATTACATTGTCATTTATGACAAACTtttgaaataatgataaaagCAAAATAGCTTTATAATGTCCTAAATCATATTTGAAGTGCTGAAACAAGGGAAAAGTGGTCCCTGTAAAGATTGCTCTTAATGTATACTTAGATTTAAGAAACGAACACAGTTAAATTTAGTATGGCTATCCTACAAATATCATGTCTACATTGttgtaaaaaatctaaatacaatttataaagaGCTATTTTTGTTATTACAGTCCTATACAAAATACGCTCAGTTCAAAATCAATCATTTGCAAAACAGGCCAATCAGCAGAAGTTCGAAACATGACTAAGTTGCAGATTGTAATTGATGACTTCACAGTCTTAGCACTTAACGGAAGGTTTCAATATCTACCTGATCCATCATTCAACATTTCAAATGAATCACAGAAGGCCATGCAGAGGTATGAGAGCATATACATATATCAATTGTGcttataatttcaattttatagcCTTCGTTTTCTTGCTTTTGTATTGTTTCATATGTCCATGATGAAAATGACATACAATAAGTGCTATAATTTGGACTTGAAAGCATGTTAAATAACAAAGCATTCAATGAATTCTTTTAAACACTGCATACGTTTTACttgcttttattttattctttagtGGAGGCACAACATTTACAATTCGGGGTGAAGGGTTCAAAAATGTAGGAGAGATCGCTGTTGACATGGTGGTTAGTACAATTATTGTTAGCACAGAGATGATAATTATAGGAGAACTTTGATTTGAAATTGACGACCAAAGACATAATAATtgacaaacataaaatgagacCATTAAACATTTTAACTCTTATAAATATTGGTTCGTTTGTGTCAAACATTTTCGTATTAATATATTCTAAGCGTTCACGTACAATTTGATGAAACACTGATTAACAGAGTAACACCGTTAAGGTAAAATTACGTTTGTGATAAAAGCCCATAAAATTAGTTGATaccaatagtaaaaaaaaatcaataaaagcatattaaacatgtcaaaagacagtataatttttcttttataaatcttGTACATGTCTTATTATAAGCcctttgtaaaagtcttataaaatcttttttatttttcaatagttttttgagaactttaacttgtctATAATAAAGCTACGGGAAATTAAGAGAGAGCATTTTCCCGCAAACATTGGctaatatttcgaaaacaagcacgTTGACCTCTATATTTGTTTGCATTTTTCATTCcttaattaatcccctatcaacaTGTACTATTGTTATGGAAAGGTATTTATTTGGAAACTGAGTAGTCGAatataaacttacaacgccatagctaaaaacaTGAAAGACTAATAGACAACCAACTGTTCaaaggcacaacatagaaaacgaaagacaGAGCAATAAAAATTATATGTACATTTCTTTAAGTTGTATGTTGATATTTACATCAACAAGCGATAGCTTTTTGTCTTTTAACCAACATGGTGTGTGCTGATTATCAGTACTTGGTCGAAAAAAAGCCAAAGTATGACGACAAACTTTCTTTtctttcctctgagttcagtagtTGTATGACATAACATAATCGCAAGTATGCCTAATTACAATAAGaaatatacaaatgtttttttaaaaagaagatttggtataagtatgagacaattctccatcctattcaaaatttataaacagtaaaCAATTTTTGGTctaagtatggtcttcaacaaagaATTTTTGCTTACGTCAaacagtcagctataaagggtcccaaaatgacAAGTGCAAATCAATTGAAACAGAAAAACTAACAATGTCATCTTTAATAAAACTGGAAACGAGAAACCCTTATAAATCACATCAACTAACTTTAACCACCGAAAAACAGgtctattatttttattattatataatagttTGCCCACAGATCGTTCATAACACAGTGGAAACGTAATGTAACTAACGTATTTCATGTGATACGATAGCATTATATATagtctgcaagaaaaaaacacattacaTAAATGAATTATCATCACCACCCAAGAGATTTTATTTTGAACAATTAAATAACTGTCACGAGAAGATACATACTGCTTCATATTCgattgaaatgaaaataacaatgtaCATTGCAAGCACCTAAGTACTTTTCCCATATtttccttcatcaggaacactcaatcacaaatatttgaaaaccaggttgatatttatataaaaaagttataagGTATGCAATGGGGATACATGTACTTTGAAAAAATGATAATCTGGAactcatattttttaaacaatttgaaaacatctttgtttattttttaaaaatacatcagTTATTATAATGCGTTAGGATCAGGTATGCAGTACACCAGCATTAAACCTCGAAAAAACAATTACTTTTACAAAATCAAGTTAATTATAATTAGTGTTTATTAGGACAAACCTTGCGATGTACCAGATGATACTTTCGCTATCTGTAAAACACCGCCTAAAATACAGGACCAATCAAATGATCAAACTGTTCATGTTCATTTTGATGGCTGTATACTTCCAATAAACATAGTATATGTAGAGGATCCTACGTTCGAAAGGTTTTCAGATGTCCTTGAATATGATCAAGAGTCGTCTATCCAAATTAAGGTAAGGTTTAtaaattcaatattgtttttcctatttATGGGATAATCACGGAAAGTGTTCGTGAGTTTATAAATTGTGATCAGAAAAACTGAACCCAAACAGGGAAACTTAAAATAGAACAAGGAAACTTTTTGATAGATAAAAATGTTGTAAACAAAAATCCTCGTAATAATGAATGCCTTTATCTTGATATAGACATACGGTGGTATGTCGAAGCATGCCCAATTATTGGTAAACTTGATTATCATAGCTGTTATAGTTGTACAACAACGAGACGATATATAAACAAAAACgataatcatcatcatcatcatcatcatcatcatcatcatcatcatcatcatcatcatcatcatcatcatcatcatcatcatcatcatcatcatcatcatcatcatcatcatcatcatcatcatcatcatcatcatcatcatcatcatcatcatcatcatcatcatcatcatcatcatcatcatcatcatcatcatcatcatcagtaCTGATTGATGGATTTTCTGCATAGGGTACAAATATTTTGAACGGAGCACGTCGTGAAGACTACCATGTACAAATTGGACTGGATGGCACTTGTTTCTTAATTGATATAAATATGCAGGTTGTCAGCTGTATGCCACCAAAATCAGTACCTCGGACTAATAGAGCAGATGAAAATACTGTTCACGTAACTGTAAGTACATCTTTTAGTTCAAGGATTTTAAAGTACAATAAATGTGCTGGTGCATGCTGTTGTTTTTACAGTACATTTGGTTACATCCATTGAAATTTGTACCATTTCCTTACAAACACCACACTCACACGCTATTTTGAAGGCACCATACCAGCCatgtataaacatttattaaaatagtCATAACTTTAACGGCGTTTACAGAAGGTAAACATCATTAGCAAAATCCAGAGTTCAACATACAGCCttaaaaataaatagttatcaattcCAATATGGCAACAACATGATTACCAATATGAGTGCAGATCTGTCGTAAACGACAGGTCCtcaaataaacaacaaacaaaattagTTGGcaatataaaaaaactttttaccCTATTAGACAGAGCAGTCGTGTtggtcatgttataacaaatccggaaatagtctaattcggtagggcACATTCAAGAAagtgaaggggattgtagtaacgacgtaaggaaaatatccgatatcatttgtgaaacggttatttcataacggtcaaccaactcgtgatggcgtccgtaaaaattaaaagggatgattttaactttaccatttggaactcttggtttcatatattccttgtaagcagcaaccctctaacaacaaaatcatgacaggaaatgtaagcacgggaatatcgtatcaattgggagtaTAAGTTGTAGTCTCATGGTTGAAGTAACTCCTCTTTTTATCTAGGTTTAACATTTGATaatttgagagttgtctcattggcactcatatcctATCTTCTATTATCTAAGTACAGAAATTATGTCGAACTGCAACAACGTTGGCCGCTTTGTTAAGTTTGGACGTTTCTTGtctgttttaaatcaaataagtTAGAGCAAGGCGATATCGTGTAACATAACTTTGGAAATCCTTAGTatgcttattaaaaaaaaaatcctgcgTGTTTTAAGGGTAAACCTTACGAATTTTAGACAGTTATTTCACTTATGCATAAGGATTTGCAGTACGACGAAATCATGACGATGtcacatgtttaaaaaaattcaggTATAATTCTATGCATATGTCCATTCACAatgttaaaattcaaaataaacagacaatatGTTTTGacattgaacataaaaattaCGATTGTGATTGGTTATATATCGAAGAGAACTGAAATGTTACCTTACTTATGAGGATTTCTGATAATTTAGAATGATGTGTAACGTATAGAATGAATAAAGCTTATTTATGAACACCAgtgttttgaaaatatcaaaaagatCTTGAGATTGACTGAAGAATAGTGATATTTCAGTTAATCTTACCTAATACGCTTGCTATATGATCTTTGTATATCTCTCACTGTTAATCTTTTTATACGATTCTGCCCCATGACATTATCATTATGACAAAGAGAGTAGTTCAAacgtacaatttgaaaataagcGAATTTAtcacaggttaggggagggttgggatcccgctaacttGTTTAACACCGCCctattatgtatgtatgttgcTGGCCTAactcagaagcctgtaattcagtggttgtcgtttgtttatgtgttacataatttttttcgttcatttttttgtacataaataaggccgaaAGAAGTGTCTTGAGGCCCGATACGCTTTACAGTGCCTGCTTCTAGAGGTGTTTTGTTGTACTATTAAGATACATAAAGAATAAAATCGAAataataatgtatatttatatagtttATCCTTAAATACTACAGGTTTTAGTTGGTAGGATAACGGCGTACATCGGTGACATACACTATATAGAAGACGATAATCAGTTTTCCCTTGTTGTTGGACTTTTAACTGGCGGGTTGGTGATATCAGTTTGTATTGGCATTACGGCTGTATTAATTTTAAGACGGAATAAGAAAAGAGCTATAACAAAATGCAAAATGGAAATGAGTAAAGGTAAGAAATACTATTTAATTGTGTTGAACAAAATGTGGAAATCTACATATGCCATCAAGAGATAACATAAACAATGTAGTTATGAATGTCCTTTAGAGGCCAactaaaaaaatgataatttgctcACAACGTtggtttattcttatttttttaaaactatcaaTTCATAACAGGTGATATACTCCAACAAGTCTTCGGTCAAATAGGTTTTAAGTATGTTGTTATTATCACAAACAATGGTGTTGCCTTTatgtaaaatattatttattgattaaaGTGAGTATGTGTTTTAGTGCACTGCCAGTATTTTTACaacaagtatataaaaaaaaaattataaatttattacaaataaaaaaaacaacaaatattggTATACAAATATCCTAAAAGTTCCTGTAAACCTAGAGTAACATAACCGACTAACTTGAGAGATTTCACTCCTGATATGTCCAAATCTCATCTCAAACTACGTCTGTTCGCCCgatcattg
Encoded here:
- the LOC143061498 gene encoding hepatocyte growth factor receptor-like, whose translation is MLLMLLVSTTVMLTVTAQNGDCSVDLKTSVVTCMPKIDTVHPSSGPVNGGTLLTITGKYIGNVTDSIYVDVSGVRCHNVTVITPETNLTCVIGKGSTTQTYGIFISVNANNFSDTKATYFGFKEAMISEFSPKKGVVSGGTTVVIEGSELEFEGQNRYNISFCNIYTCIQCR